The DNA segment TACCATACCCTATTTTTTAAAACCTCAAAAAAATGGTGTTCCAGAAATCAGCCAAAAACAGAACCAGCTTAACCGGGTTAAATAACCCGTTTTTTAAATTAATTGGGAATTATTATTTAATATGCAGTTTGTAAACAACACCAGAAAAACAAATTACTGACCTGGTTACAGGGGTAAATATTTACTCATAATGTTGAATTAAATAACCCTTAAATTCTGTTTATTTTTAGCATTTTATTTTAAATATTCATTATACACAAAATTTATCTTATTATTGGATACCCAAAGGCTATTTGATCAGAATGAAATCATTTTTTTACCTCTCTGTAATTCTGCTGTTCAGTCTGATTTGCTATGGGCAGGAGCAGCCCAGGTCTACACAATACATCTTTAACAATTACTTAATTAATCCGGCCATATCGGGGATAGACAATTATACCGATTTAAAACTGGGTTACAGAAACCAGTGGAAAGGGCTGGAGGGGGCACCCGTTACCCAATACATTTCTGTACATGCCCCAATAGGGCAGGACTTTGTAAGAAGCTCTGTGAATTCCTTTTCGGGTGCGGGGTACAACCCTTTAAGCCGCAGTTATGTAAATAACTACACTTCTGCCGAACCTCATCATGGTATAGGTTTTTATGCGCTGACAGACAAAGCGGCCCGGATAAGACAGACCAATATCAATGCGACCTATGCCTACCATCTGGGCCTCAGCTATGATGTTAATTTATCGGTTGGCATCTCTGCAGGCATCTCTTCTACCAGCGTAGATGTGGCCAATGTAACGGTCGAGCATACAGCCGACCCTTTGTTATCCGCCGATTACAACAACAAAATAAGACCTGATATAGGTGGCGGGCTCTGGCTGTACAGTCCGCGTTTTTTTGCTGGTGCATCTGCCAAGCAGGTACTGGGCTATCGTTCTAAAACCGCAAACAGGCAAAGCAATTTACCGGCTTACCAGACCACTGTATTTTATGGCACTGCCGGTTATAAATTTTTTGTAGATGAAGATATTGCTTTCATCCCTTCTACTTTACTGACCTATTGGCTGAGTGCCCCTACCACCATTGATGCCAATCTTAAAATTGCCTATCAGGATAAATTCTGGATTGGCGGGAGTTTAAGGAATAACGATTCCTTTTCTGCGCTGGCTGGTTTTAACGTAGCTTCTCTAATCAATATCAGCTATTCTTATGATGTAACCACTTCTGCATTAAGGTCTGTGAACAATGGCACACATGAAATTGTATTGGGTATCCTGCTCAATAACCGCTACGACGTAAAGTGTTCTACCCGTCAGTTTTAACCAGATTCTTTTTTAAATACTATCTTAAAAGTGTAATGCTGCCCCCTATTGGTCTGCAGTCGGCCCTCAGGTCTATTTTATAATAATATGCTCCGGCGGGCAGGTCTTTACCCCTGAAACGACCATCGAAAGGCTTGTTATAAGGCCCAACCGATTCATATACCAGCTGACCACTTCGGGTATAGATCTTGATATTGATATCGGCATGGTCCGGTAACCCGGTGATCATCCAGTAATCGTTCATGCCATCGCCATTAGGGGTCATGGTGTTTTTGATCTCCAGGTTGTCATTAGTTACCTCTATATGCACAGGTGTAAAATCGCTGTAACAGCTTCCCAGTTTTCTGCGGATCACATAATCACCGGTCTTGCTTACCTTAAAAATAAACTTTCCATTGGTGCTTTCCATTAAAGGCATGGTATTGTTCCCGGCAAGGTACATCTGGTAAGTACCTTCTTCTGGGGCCAGTACAGGCAGCATGATCTCGGTAGCGTAACATACCCGCATACTGTTGACCACAGGTGTAGCCAAAGGAATTACCGGGGCAGCGATGCTAAAGGTCTTGCTCTTGTCGAAACCACAGGTGGTCTGGTCATAAACTTCAAGATAATAATCGCCCGCAGCGATATTGGTCAGGTCTCGATTGGTACCCACCGTATTACCGGACAGGTCTTTCCAGATGTATTTATATACAGCATCATTGCCAGTACCGCTTAAAGGCAGCCCCCCTTCAATTTTAACTCCTGTAACAGATCCACGTCCCAATGCACACTGGTCATCCACAACTACACCTATGGTTTTATCAACAATCAGCAAAGGTATTCTTGCTATTACATAAGGCCCCAAAGGATCTGAGGTACAGCCATTCGGATCTGTTATTTTCAGTTCATAACTTCCTTCCGGCAGATTTTCGATCAGCTCGGCTGTTCCCGGATAGGTTTGTCCCGCTGCATTCTCCCAATGGTATTTTCCGGCCAGGGGCTTTACATTATTGGGGTATACCAAACGGATAGATCCATTGTTGGTACCACAGGAAGCATCAGACTTAGCCGATACCTGGGCCGTGTACTGCAGGATGGGTGTAGCGGTAATGGTAAAGTTTCTTGCCAATGCGGTACACAGGGTAACCGAATTACTTGCATTGAGTGTATAATTGCCCGGAGGAAGTGCTGTAATGTTAAAAGGGACACCAGGCTGGCAGGTACCGGTCTTTTCAAATGTACTGCCTATGGCGGTCAGCTTATAATTATCGCCCTGAACAATGGTAATGCCGTTTATGGCGCCGTTGTTATTGTTACAGGTTGTGCTGACTGGTGTACCATTGTTGATGATGACCGAATTGGTAATGGTGACGGTAATGTAAGGAGCGCTGATCCTGACTGCCGGACAAGGGCCCTGATCTTTTACCTCCAGCATGTATACACCTCCGGGTACACCGGTCAAGTCCAGGTTCTGGCCAACCTCTGCCCCCTGTACCCAGGCACCGTTTACCGGATCGCGGGTCATCTCAAACCATTTATAGGTTGCCGTACCAATAATATCCGTTACCGCAATATTTTTAATAGAGCCATTTGCCTCTCCGCAGGTGGCCTGCCCCACCACTCTGGGTACAATATTGATAATTGGCGAAGGGAGCCTGGTGATGACCCTTACCGCGGATTCCAGAAAACACCCCGCCTGATCTGTTACTTTTAATTTATAGGAACCCTCGGGCATGCTTACATTTTTACCTGTGGCCGCTATTTGCCCGGTAATGGCATTGATCCACTGGTAACTGAGGGTCCCCTCGCCCCTGTCCACATTGGCCGAAAAGGGGAAAGTTAATTGGCCGCAGCCCGGGCTTGGCCAGTTTACCACAAGATTGGTCAGTTTCTGGTCTTTGATCAGAAACTGTTTGGCAACGGCTTTACATCCATCATCCACAACCACTTCATAATTTCCAACAGGCAGGTTGCTTATTTCCTGTATTGTTCCCTGAGGGATCAAAACTGTCCGTGTCCCATTCTCTTCTATCCTGTTCCAGGTAAAAAGAAAGCCTTCCCTGGGCTCAGGGATTTTTATGGCCCCATCTCCGTTACAGGTAACCATAGTAACAATGGCATCATTTTCCAGCAGGGCCGCAGTTGAAAACTGCGAGGTGGTTCCATTCAATATGGGCGTTGCCGTAGCCGTAACATTTCCGGTTAAAGGGCCATCATATTTCCAGCGGCCATTGGCATCGGCCTGAACCGTTACTATATATTCCTTTCCTTCACAGATCCCATTACAGTTCTGTGTATAAAAAAGCTCTACTTCAGCATTTGGCGTTGCTTTGCCTTCCAGGTGATTGGGTCTTTTGATGAGTACCTGTACGAAGGCCTGCGTATAATTTAAGGCGGGGCCTATACCAAATACTTTGTTGCAAAAAAAGCTGTTCCGCATGATCTTAACTGCCCTTGAAGAAAGCAGTTCTACCCCATAATTGTTATTGGCAATGCTATTTCCCAGGTCAGATGTAACTGTACCTCCTATCATCCCTGTTGCGATACCTTCAATTCTAACCCCTACCCCGTTGCCCAATTGCTCTGTTCTTGTTTTTCCGGTACCGATCAGGTTACTTGTCAGCACAAAATCTGAATTTGTGATGGATACACCTGTAGTGCGGTTACCTGAAATGATGTTTTTGCGCAGGTAAAGATCTGTGTTTGAGGAATTCACTTTTACACCATGAATTTCCAGTGAAGAAGATAAGAGGAACAATTGCAGGTCATGAAAGTCATTTGTTCCACTGGCATCTACGCCAATCTTATTGTTTACAATCACAACACTGGTTCGGGTAGCAGAAGGGTTTGAGCGGTTGATGTTGATATTGGTTTGATTGGCCGCAATTACATTGCCTTCCTTATCGTCATCCCCTCCTATGGTCATTGAGGTTTCATACAGATTGGCTGAAACACCGGCAATATTCGGGATGGCTGTAATCCCGTCATATAATACACCGATCAAGTTAGACTGGATACTGATATTGGCCAAAGTTGCTGCAGTGTAAAAACCGGAGTTACTCACCATGATCCCGTTGATGGTGCCCCCTATCACATTTCCCTTACCAGGTGCACCGATTTTTATATTGCTGGCCCTGTAATCGATCACTATTCCTGAGCCCTGATTGGTATTTACATTCTGCAGACTGCTGAACCTTGCAAAATTACGAAGGAACAGGCCATAAATTTCTACATTCACAACCTGTGTATATACGCTGTTAAACGTTCCGATGGTTAAACCATGAAAAGTAGAATTGGCAAATTCAGGTTCCAGGATAATTTTAGCCCCTGAAACCCCGAGTGCTGTCCAGCCGGGCTGGGAACTTCCGTCAATGGTCACATTTGACGGTATAGCTGGCAAGGCAGTGCGCAACCTGATGGTCCTGTTTGCTTCGTCCATAGCACCTGGCAGATTGAAATTAATGGTATAGCCGGTGGTATTGGGTGGCACTGAGGTCAAGGCCTCTCTTAATGTGCCCGGGCCACTATCTTCTTTACTCGTAACCGTATAAGTCTGGGCAAAGCCGACAACAGAACTTAAGAGCAGAAATACCAGCGTGGCATACTTGGCGTAGCGCATAATTTAAAATGAAAAGCCAATTTACAATTTAATGTAATTATAGCATAAATATTTTAATAAATGAGAGGCAGTCTGCTACAAAGCAGAAACCCTGTATAAACATCCAGGAAAAAAAATTGGACATCTATGCAGGGTTTACAACGAGAATGAGTATTGCTATTTTTTGGTAACCTTAAATTCTGTTCTTCTGTTCAACGCCCTTCCGGCAGGGTTATCCTTTCCGTTGGGAAATTCATTTGGGGCTATGGGCCTGGTTTTTCCGTAGCCCTTACTGGTCATCCTGTTTTTAGGGATGCCTTTTCCGATTAGATAATCGACACAGGACTTTGCCCTTCTTTCCGAAAGGTCCATGTTATAAGCTTCGCCCCCTTTGCTATCTGTATGCGAGCTAAGCTCTATTTCTATCGTAGGGTTATCCACCATGATGGTATACAGGTAATCCAGTTTCCCTTTTGAATCCTCGGTCAGGTCGGCTTTATTAAATTCATACAAAACATCTTTAAGCACAATGGGCTTATCTATTTCATAAGGGATGAGGCAAAGCTCCGGACTAAACAAAGTATCTTTCTGGGCCAGCTGGTCGTAGCTGAACGAAATGTTTTTACTAAAGTATTTTTCCTTCTCGGCGGTAAGTTTAAACCCACGGTTAGAATTTATTTTAAAGGTATACTGACCGTTTTCATCAGTTGTAAACTTAAACTGCTGTGCAGAATCGGCAAGGGTAACTGTTGCATCCTGCAGCGGTTTGCGGGTATGGCAGTCCAGCAGTATTCCCTGTATCACCAGGAACTCCCTTTTCACATGGAAAATCTCCAGGCAACAAACAGATTCGCGGTCTGAGCTGATATATCCTTCCGAATCTGCATTGTCCAAAGGGGTAAAATAAAGGTCATCTTTGGAAGAGTTAAAAGGATAGCCCAAGTTTCTGGGTTCGGTCCATTTTCCAAAATCGCCTTCACTTTCAAAGAAATCGAAACCGCCCATACCTACTCTTCCATTACTGCTGTAAAGCAGTTTTTTAGTAGACACATTGTAATAAGGGGCTTCCTCATCATCGGGTGTGTTGATTACCTTTCCCATATTTACAGCAAGGCCAAGCGAGCCATCCGTACGGATAGGGGCATACCAAAGGTCGTACTTACCTGAACCTCCCGGTCTGTCGGACGAGAAGACCAGGTATTTCCCGTCTCTTGTTACAAAAGGCTGCATGGCATTAAAGCCTTTTACATTGATCTGGCCACCCAGTTCTATGGGTTCTGACCAGTCTTTTCCTACACCAGGTGTAGCGTTTAACTGATAGATCTTTTTATTGCCAAGGGCAGTCCAGCTGGTTACATAGGCTATCTTCCCATTCGGATGAAATGCCGGGGCAGCCGATTCTTTGGCTGCACCATCAACTGCCGTTTTTCTGATGGAAATACTTTCCGTGAGCGGGTTTCCCGTTGCTACATATACCGCATTTATAAAGGGGGTTTCTTTTTTGGCCACTTTTACATTTTTATCCGACAGCACCTCTTTCTTTCCGCTGCTCCCTATTGGCCGGGAAGAAGTGAAATAAAAATTCCCTCCCTTTATAGTTGGCGTATAATTAGATCCTTTGTCATTAATGTTATTCTGAAGTCTGCTTAACCTGAACAACCTTGGGTAACGCAGTTCATTCAGCGCAAACTGGCAGGAGGCAATTTCTGTTCTGGCTTTGGCTGCATAACCATCTTTTACATTATATTTTTCCAGGAAGGTATTAAATGAAGCGATCGCATCCTCAAACTTCTGGTTTGAGCGCTGGGTTTCCGCATACCAGAATGTACTAAGAATGTATTTAGGATTGGTAAAATCCTTAGCCATTGCATACCATTTTTCGGCATCTATAAAATTTTTATATAACCTTAATGCTTCCGCGAGCTGAAAAACACAGTACTCATAATCGTCTTTTTTAGGGCTCTCTTCTTTTATCTTATTTTCAAAACCGTAGGGCACTATAAAACCAACACTATCGGCAGAGATCTGTAAGGCTTTTTTATAATATTCGGCAGCTGCATAATATTCTTTATTCTGGAAATATACATCTGCCACTCTTTTATTATTGGTTACAAATTGTGCCTGTGCTACGGAAGCAAATAAGCAGAGGATCAGGAGTATCTTTGTTTTCATTGGAATATTAATTTGTTTATTTTTTGGGTTCCCTAATACTAACATGCTTTACAATCTCGGACAAAAGAAGTTAGGGCCTAATATTCCTTTTCTGCCGGTAAATGAAACGGACAGCTCCAGTCCCCCCTTGCTTCCGGTAGCCCGGTTAAGGCTGGAGGTATTAAAGTCGTAGCTCAATCCGAACACCATGTTCTTCAGGTGCAGGCCAAAAAAAGCAATGGCCGAATCATCAACCCTGTAATTTGAACCAAAAAGGAGGTCAGATTCAGGATTTAGCATAAACTGTGCATAAGCCCCTGCCGAAATCTCGCGGGCATTGCCCTGTTTCATGTAAAGGCCATTTGGTGTAATGCCAAAAACTTCCGAAATTTTGATCCTTGCACCCCCGTGTGCAGCATATCTGATCGGCATCCTTACACTGTTTCCCAGAAATTTATCTACCGGCCTGGTCAGATGTGCCGCCATTACCCCACCAAATGCATTTACGTTCTGATCCGGGTTTCCATCAAAAAACATCACTCCGGCATTTACATCAGGCACGAGTGTATTGGAAGAGGAAAAAGATTCGCTGATACCGAAACTGGGATCATATCCGGTTACGGGATTATACTGACTGCCCAAAGTGATCTTTGAAGGGTCAAAGCTCTTGTTCAGAATGCCGGCCTGTAAGCCAAAGTTGATCATATTTAAACCTGCCCTGCCAAAATGGATGCGGTAGGCTCCGGAAACCAAAGCGCTTAAATGGTTATAACTGATGTCGCCCGCATTCTGGTTCAGCACCATTGCACCGAAAGCCAGGTTCTTAACAGGGGCCATATCAAAAGATGCGCCTCCTGTTAAAAACGAATTGGATATAGAACCCCACTGCTGTTTGGCATTTAATGAAACCCTGTATTCTCCATCGGTTACCCCGGTTAAGGCCGGGTTTAACCATAGCGGATGCGCATAGTACTGGGAGAAGTGAGGGTCAATTTGTGCAATACCCTTTACGGCTCCCATGCTTAAAAATGCTGCTACTGCTATTATTCTTATTAGTTTCTTCATAACAAATTTATTTTTCATCAGGCTGTATTTGTTTATCAGGTATATTTTATCGTAACAGGGTTATCGTTCCTTTTTTAGTGGCCTTGCTTCCATCGTTAAACTCTGCCTCCAGGTAATACACATATACCCCGTTAGGCTGCATTTGTCCTTTATAGGTGCCGTCCCATCCATTTTGAATACTCAATGATTCGTAAAGGAACTGTCCCCATTGATTGTATACCCTCAGCCTCATTTTGGCTATTGTATTTCCATATACATACAAGACATCGTTTTTACCATCATTATTTGGCGTAAACGTATTTGGAACAAATATTCCGTTGCCCAAAGGATTATCGCTTGTACCGTTCAGACTGGTGGCATCACTCAGCTGACAATCCAGCTGGCCTTTGGCCCTTACCCTGATGTTTACATTCTGATTTGGCTGTAAGCCACTGATCAGGTGTGTGGTACCCACAGGTCCGGAACTAGGTGATACCCAGGTTAAGCCCGCATCTGTCGACACTTCATAAGCAGTAGCCCCGGGAACTGCATTCCAGGCAAACGTAATGCTGGTTGCTGTAGCTTCCTGCACACTTACCACCGGTGCGGCAAGCCTGGCCAGCACAGTTACTGTAACAGCCGTACGTGTAGCGCTGGCACAACCTGTAGCCAGATTAATGCTGCCCACATAATAAATGGTGGTACCTGTTAAAGCCGGCACGTTAAAGGTATTGCCTTCTGCAAGTGCCGTTCCGCCTACCTGAACGGTATACCACGCATATTTAAGCGTTGCATCCGGATTGTTGACACGAAGTACCGGTGTACTGCCCGGACAGAATGGATTTTCGGCTCCGGAAACAGATGGCGGAGGATTTGGAATTGCCCCTGCATTTACCACAACCGGCGTACGTGAAGTACTGATACAACTACCAGAACTGGCGCCAACATAGAAGGTTGTGCTTGGCGTATTGAGCTGAGGTGTGGTAAAGTTTGCTCCCGATCCCAGTATGGTAGTACTGGTAGCTGTTGCATACCAGTTATAAGTTACGCCTGTTACAGGATTGGACACACTGAGCACAGCAGTACTTCCGATACAGGTATTTACTATACCCGAAACTACTGATGGTGGTACAGGTTTAGGTGTAACGGTAACCGTTACTTTTACCCTTCCTGTTGCAGTTCCGCAGCCCAAAGCACTTGTAGCCTGTACATAGTAATCTGTTGTGGCATTTAAGGTAGTGATGTTAAATGTAATGCCGGTATTGACCAGTGTTCCGTTGGTTGCGGCAGTATACCATTCATAGTTTACACCTGTCTGCGGGTTCTGAATGGTTAAGGTAGTTCCGTCACCCGAGCAGATTGCGGTACCGCCAGCACCCACAATAGGCACATTTGGCACAGGATTAACGGTTACTGTAACCACTTTTGCCGATCCAGGTAAGTTGGCACATACCCCGGTTCCACTTACCGTTACGTAATATCTGGTGGTGCTGGTTAAGCCCGTTGCCGTAACATTTGCACCGATAAAGGCCACATCTGTTAAGGCAGCATCGCGGTACCAGGTAAAGACCGGATTGCTTATAGCGGGACTGCTTGCGCTGAGCTGGGCAGACATTCCGGCACATATGGTTTTATCGTCTGCGATGATGTCTGTTACCACTGCATTTCGTGTTACGGTAACTGTAACTACTTTTGCCGAAAGCACATCATTGGCACAGGCATTGGTTCCATTTACGGTTACATAGTATTTAGTGGTCAGTGTTAATGCTGGTGTAGTAAAGGTTGGGCCTTCATAAGCCAGATCGGTTAATGAAGCATCACGGTACCATTTAAATACCGGACTGCCTACCGTGGTACTGCTTGCGCTAAGCGTAGCGGTATTGCCTGCACAAATGGTTTGATCGGCCAGGACAATATCGGCAGCTGTAGCATTGCGGTTCACCGTTACAGTTACGATTTTTGCAGAGAGGGCATCATTTGCACAAACCTCTGCCGAACTTACTGTAACATAATATTTGGTGGTTACCGTTAAGGCCGGTGTGGTAAATGAAGATCCCCTTACAGCCAGATCGGTTAAATCAGCATCGCGGTACCAGCTAAACACCGGATTGTTAACCGTTGTACTGCTGGCCATTAAGGTTACCGCTGTACCAGAACAGGTTGTCCTGTCGGCCGCAACGATATCAGCGGCTGTAGCATTTCTGTTTACCGTTACGGTAACCACCTTAGCCGAGGCGGCATCATTGGCACAGGCATCGCTTCCACTTACGGTTACGTAGTATTTGGTTGTAGCCGTTAAGGCGTCGGTAGTAAAGTTAGCCCCTACAAAAGGAACATCACTTAAATCAGCTTTTTTATACCACCTGAATACCGGACTGCTAACTGTGGTGCTTGATGCCGTTAAGGCAGCCGTAGTTCCTGAACAGATGGTCTTATCTGCTGCTGTAATGTCCGCAGCCGTTGCATTACGGTTTATGGTAACCGTTACTATTTTTGCGGATGATGCATCATTCGAACAGATATTTGGTCCGGTTACAATAACATAATATTTAGTAGTTACAGTTAATGCGGCAGTGGTAAAGCTGGCCCCTTCATACGGAGTATCACTTAAATCAGGGTTTTTATACCACTTGAATACCGCTCCTGAAATACCAGGTGCCGAAGCGGTTAACGTTGCTGTAGTACCCGAACAGATGGTCTGGTCTGCAGCAAGAATATCCGTAGGCAGGGCATTAGGTTTAACAATAAGGGTAACCTTTGTTCTGGCCGTATTGGTACAGCTGTTTCCGTTCACTGCTTCCACATAGTAGTCGTAAGTTCCAACACCCAGGTTTGCAGGGCTGGTATAACTGTTGTTATTGGTTACCAGCTGATTTCCGGCTGTTGCCTGATCGTACCAGTTAAATACCACCCCGGTTACCGGTGTTACTTTCAGGGTAACCGGTGTATTGATACAGGTTGTTGCCGGATTGGCCGGATCAGCAACCGGAGGAACAGGCAGTGGCAATATCGTTACCACTACTTTTACCCTTCTGCTTTCACATCCGTTTCTGGCAGCGGTAACAAAGAAATCGTAGGTACCGGCGGTTAATGTTGCAGGGGTCATAAATGTCGGCCCGTCTGCCTGGAACACTGTGCCCTGGTACCATTTATAGGTTACATTTGCCAGCGGGTTGCTTACCGATAGCGTTGCAGATGCACCCTGGCATGCGCTGGCAGTTTGTGCCTGAACAACAGGGGCAGCAATTACACGCTGGGCATAGTTTACATCTATAGAAGTAAAGGCCCCCAGAATTCCGGAGTTTAGTTTAACCTCAACTGCATCAAATTTGCTGGTTGGTACAAAAGTTAACAGTGCTTTGGAACCGCCACTCAGCAATTCCAGCTTAATCAGTGAACTGCTGATGGTAGTGGCATCGTTGTTACTTACACCATTGTTATAGGTAGTGATATCCAGCGATGGTAAAACTGCAAGTGAAAGTATTTTACCTGGCGAAGAAAGCATTACACGAACGGTGTCGCCAATGTTAGATACACCTGTAAAACCTAAACGCTGATAAACAGCGCCCAGCACCCCAACAGGGATGACCAGTGAGGAAGCTGTTGAAGCATCATCATCAATGGCCAGTCCGGGATTATATACATCGGCCAGAATACCTATTCCATTGACACCATGTGTTTCAGCTACCGCGGCTTCAC comes from the Pedobacter heparinus DSM 2366 genome and includes:
- a CDS encoding PorP/SprF family type IX secretion system membrane protein, translated to MKKLIRIIAVAAFLSMGAVKGIAQIDPHFSQYYAHPLWLNPALTGVTDGEYRVSLNAKQQWGSISNSFLTGGASFDMAPVKNLAFGAMVLNQNAGDISYNHLSALVSGAYRIHFGRAGLNMINFGLQAGILNKSFDPSKITLGSQYNPVTGYDPSFGISESFSSSNTLVPDVNAGVMFFDGNPDQNVNAFGGVMAAHLTRPVDKFLGNSVRMPIRYAAHGGARIKISEVFGITPNGLYMKQGNAREISAGAYAQFMLNPESDLLFGSNYRVDDSAIAFFGLHLKNMVFGLSYDFNTSSLNRATGSKGGLELSVSFTGRKGILGPNFFCPRL
- a CDS encoding gliding motility-associated C-terminal domain-containing protein, coding for MRYAKYATLVFLLLSSVVGFAQTYTVTSKEDSGPGTLREALTSVPPNTTGYTINFNLPGAMDEANRTIRLRTALPAIPSNVTIDGSSQPGWTALGVSGAKIILEPEFANSTFHGLTIGTFNSVYTQVVNVEIYGLFLRNFARFSSLQNVNTNQGSGIVIDYRASNIKIGAPGKGNVIGGTINGIMVSNSGFYTAATLANISIQSNLIGVLYDGITAIPNIAGVSANLYETSMTIGGDDDKEGNVIAANQTNININRSNPSATRTSVVIVNNKIGVDASGTNDFHDLQLFLLSSSLEIHGVKVNSSNTDLYLRKNIISGNRTTGVSITNSDFVLTSNLIGTGKTRTEQLGNGVGVRIEGIATGMIGGTVTSDLGNSIANNNYGVELLSSRAVKIMRNSFFCNKVFGIGPALNYTQAFVQVLIKRPNHLEGKATPNAEVELFYTQNCNGICEGKEYIVTVQADANGRWKYDGPLTGNVTATATPILNGTTSQFSTAALLENDAIVTMVTCNGDGAIKIPEPREGFLFTWNRIEENGTRTVLIPQGTIQEISNLPVGNYEVVVDDGCKAVAKQFLIKDQKLTNLVVNWPSPGCGQLTFPFSANVDRGEGTLSYQWINAITGQIAATGKNVSMPEGSYKLKVTDQAGCFLESAVRVITRLPSPIINIVPRVVGQATCGEANGSIKNIAVTDIIGTATYKWFEMTRDPVNGAWVQGAEVGQNLDLTGVPGGVYMLEVKDQGPCPAVRISAPYITVTITNSVIINNGTPVSTTCNNNNGAINGITIVQGDNYKLTAIGSTFEKTGTCQPGVPFNITALPPGNYTLNASNSVTLCTALARNFTITATPILQYTAQVSAKSDASCGTNNGSIRLVYPNNVKPLAGKYHWENAAGQTYPGTAELIENLPEGSYELKITDPNGCTSDPLGPYVIARIPLLIVDKTIGVVVDDQCALGRGSVTGVKIEGGLPLSGTGNDAVYKYIWKDLSGNTVGTNRDLTNIAAGDYYLEVYDQTTCGFDKSKTFSIAAPVIPLATPVVNSMRVCYATEIMLPVLAPEEGTYQMYLAGNNTMPLMESTNGKFIFKVSKTGDYVIRRKLGSCYSDFTPVHIEVTNDNLEIKNTMTPNGDGMNDYWMITGLPDHADINIKIYTRSGQLVYESVGPYNKPFDGRFRGKDLPAGAYYYKIDLRADCRPIGGSITLLR
- a CDS encoding PorP/SprF family type IX secretion system membrane protein; the encoded protein is MKSFFYLSVILLFSLICYGQEQPRSTQYIFNNYLINPAISGIDNYTDLKLGYRNQWKGLEGAPVTQYISVHAPIGQDFVRSSVNSFSGAGYNPLSRSYVNNYTSAEPHHGIGFYALTDKAARIRQTNINATYAYHLGLSYDVNLSVGISAGISSTSVDVANVTVEHTADPLLSADYNNKIRPDIGGGLWLYSPRFFAGASAKQVLGYRSKTANRQSNLPAYQTTVFYGTAGYKFFVDEDIAFIPSTLLTYWLSAPTTIDANLKIAYQDKFWIGGSLRNNDSFSALAGFNVASLINISYSYDVTTSALRSVNNGTHEIVLGILLNNRYDVKCSTRQF
- a CDS encoding OmpA family protein; this encodes MKTKILLILCLFASVAQAQFVTNNKRVADVYFQNKEYYAAAEYYKKALQISADSVGFIVPYGFENKIKEESPKKDDYEYCVFQLAEALRLYKNFIDAEKWYAMAKDFTNPKYILSTFWYAETQRSNQKFEDAIASFNTFLEKYNVKDGYAAKARTEIASCQFALNELRYPRLFRLSRLQNNINDKGSNYTPTIKGGNFYFTSSRPIGSSGKKEVLSDKNVKVAKKETPFINAVYVATGNPLTESISIRKTAVDGAAKESAAPAFHPNGKIAYVTSWTALGNKKIYQLNATPGVGKDWSEPIELGGQINVKGFNAMQPFVTRDGKYLVFSSDRPGGSGKYDLWYAPIRTDGSLGLAVNMGKVINTPDDEEAPYYNVSTKKLLYSSNGRVGMGGFDFFESEGDFGKWTEPRNLGYPFNSSKDDLYFTPLDNADSEGYISSDRESVCCLEIFHVKREFLVIQGILLDCHTRKPLQDATVTLADSAQQFKFTTDENGQYTFKINSNRGFKLTAEKEKYFSKNISFSYDQLAQKDTLFSPELCLIPYEIDKPIVLKDVLYEFNKADLTEDSKGKLDYLYTIMVDNPTIEIELSSHTDSKGGEAYNMDLSERRAKSCVDYLIGKGIPKNRMTSKGYGKTRPIAPNEFPNGKDNPAGRALNRRTEFKVTKK